The proteins below come from a single Pseudochaenichthys georgianus chromosome 14, fPseGeo1.2, whole genome shotgun sequence genomic window:
- the LOC117458812 gene encoding olfactory receptor 8G17-like, with product MDNYTYNSLKLQLEGFNVSEESVFSVYLFFLFCYIFIIVANVGIVVLVFLDKNLHQPMYLLFCNLPFNDILGNSILIPRLLMDMLRPPSERLISYYECVIQAFTSHMFGTASMTVLMIMAFDRYVAICNPLRYAAIMTNKMVIKLTVSAWGVALVLVGILLGLTIRLNRCRTMIESPYCDNAGLFKLSCESVFINNVYGLTFTVVLFTASIGSTIITYTKITVVCLTSNNKSLNSKALKTCSTHLVVYMIMIFSGMSIIALHRFPQYSDHRKLCSILFHIVPGSLNPIIYGVQSKEVRRFLTKWLQPKKITSSF from the coding sequence ATGGACAACTACACGTATAACAGCCTTAAACTCCAGCTGGAGGGTTTTAATGTCTCGGAAGAGTCTGTGTTCTCTGTCTatctgttttttcttttctgctaTATTTTTATAATTGTTGCAAATGTGGGAATTGTTGTTCTGGTTTTCCTTGACAAAAACCTTCACCAGCCCATGTATCTACTTTTTTGCAACCTGCCCTTTAATGATATTCTTGGAAACTCTATCCTGATTCCCCGTTTGCTTATGGACATGTTGAGGCCTCCATCTGAACGCCTTATCAGTTATTATGAATGTGTGATCCAAGCGTTTACCTCACATATGTTTGGTACCGCTAGTATGACAGTGCTCATGATTATGGCTTTTGACAGATATGTGGCTATCTGTAATCCTCTGCGCTATGCTGCTATAATGACAAACAAGATGGTGATCAAGCTGACAGTTTCTGCCTGGGGAGTAGCCTTGGTTTTGGTCGGGATTCTTCTCGGTCTGACCATACGACTGAACCGATGCAGGACTATGATTGAAAGCCCTTACTGTGACAATGCCGGTCTGTTTAAACTGTCCTGTGAGAGTGTGTTTATTAATAATGTCTATGGCCTCACTTTCACTGTAGTCCTGTTCACAGCTTCAATTGGGAGCACAATTATCACCTATACTAAGATAACTGTAGTCTGTCTCACCAGTAATAACAAGTCTTTGAACAGTAAAGCCTTGAAGACCTGCAGCACTCACCTGGTTGTGTATATGATCATGATTTTTAGTGGAATGTCTATTATTGCTCTGCATCGTTTCCCTCAGTACTCTGACCACAGAAAACTCtgtagcattttatttcatATTGTTCCCGGCAGCCTCAACCCCATCATTTATGGTGTGCAGTCAAAAGAGGTACGAAGATTCTTGACTAAGTGGTTACAGCCCAAGAAAATTACGTCATCCTTCTAA
- the LOC117458791 gene encoding olfactory receptor 8G17-like isoform X2, translated as MGNYTYNSLTLQLEGFNVSKESMYFVFVCFLFSYLFIIVANVGIVVLVFLDKNLHQPMYLLFCNLPFNDILGNSILVPRLLIDMLRPPSERLISYYECVLQAFTSHMFGTTSVTVLMIMAFDRYVAICNPLRYAAIMTNKMVIKLTVSAWGVAFVLVGILLGLTLRLNRCRTMIESPYCDNAGLFKLSCESVFINNVYGLTFTVVLFTSSIGSTIITYTKITVVCLTSKNKSLNSKALKTCSTHLVVYMIMIFSGISNIVLHRFPQYSDYRKLTCILFHIVPGSLNPIIYGVQSKEIRKFLFELETKSKLNFLRLL; from the coding sequence ATGGGAAACTACACCTACAATAGCCTTACACTCCAGCTGGAGGGGTTCAATGTTTCGAAAGAGTCCATGTACTTTGTCTTTGTCTGTTTCCTTTtctcatatttatttataattgtcGCAAATGTGGGAATTGTTGTTCTGGTTTTCCTTGACAAAAACCTTCACCAGCCCATGTATCTACTTTTTTGCAACCTGCCCTTTAATGATATTCTTGGAAACTCTATCTTGGTGCCCCGTTTGCTTATAGACATGTTGAGGCCTCCATCTGAACGCCTTATCAGTTATTATGAGTGTGTGCTCCAAGCTTTTACCTCACATATGTTTGGTACCACTAGTGTGACCGTGCTCATGATTATGGCTTTTGATAGATATGTGGCTATCTGTAATCCTCTGCGCTATGCTGCTATAATGACAAACAAGATGGTGATCAAGCTGACAGTTTCTGCCTGGGGAGTAGCCTTTGTTTTGGTCGGGATTCTGCTCGGTCTGACACTACGGCTCAATCGATGCAGGACTATGATTGAAAGCCCTTACTGTGACAATGCCGGGCTGTTTAAACTGTCCTGTGAGAGTGTGTTTATTAATAATGTCTATGGCCTCACTTTCACTGTAGTCCTTTTCACATCTTCAATTGGGAGCACAATAATCACCTATACTAAGATAACTGTAGTCTGTCTAACTAGTAAGAATAAGTCTCTGAACAGTAAAGCTTTGAAAACCTGCAGCACTCACCTGGTTGTGTATATGATCATGATTTTTAGTGGAATTTCTAACATTGTGCTGCATCGATTCCCTCAGTACTCAGACTACAGAAAACTCACTTGCATTTTGTTCCATATTGTCCCTGGCAGCCTTAACCCCATCATTTATGGTGTGCAGTCAAAAGAGATACGAAAATTCTTGTTTGAGC
- the LOC117458791 gene encoding olfactory receptor 8G17-like isoform X1, producing MGNYTYNSLTLQLEGFNVSKESMYFVFVCFLFSYLFIIVANVGIVVLVFLDKNLHQPMYLLFCNLPFNDILGNSILVPRLLIDMLRPPSERLISYYECVLQAFTSHMFGTTSVTVLMIMAFDRYVAICNPLRYAAIMTNKMVIKLTVSAWGVAFVLVGILLGLTLRLNRCRTMIESPYCDNAGLFKLSCESVFINNVYGLTFTVVLFTSSIGSTIITYTKITVVCLTSKNKSLNSKALKTCSTHLVVYMIMIFSGISNIVLHRFPQYSDYRKLTCILFHIVPGSLNPIIYGVQSKEIRKFLFERKKVKPSY from the coding sequence ATGGGAAACTACACCTACAATAGCCTTACACTCCAGCTGGAGGGGTTCAATGTTTCGAAAGAGTCCATGTACTTTGTCTTTGTCTGTTTCCTTTtctcatatttatttataattgtcGCAAATGTGGGAATTGTTGTTCTGGTTTTCCTTGACAAAAACCTTCACCAGCCCATGTATCTACTTTTTTGCAACCTGCCCTTTAATGATATTCTTGGAAACTCTATCTTGGTGCCCCGTTTGCTTATAGACATGTTGAGGCCTCCATCTGAACGCCTTATCAGTTATTATGAGTGTGTGCTCCAAGCTTTTACCTCACATATGTTTGGTACCACTAGTGTGACCGTGCTCATGATTATGGCTTTTGATAGATATGTGGCTATCTGTAATCCTCTGCGCTATGCTGCTATAATGACAAACAAGATGGTGATCAAGCTGACAGTTTCTGCCTGGGGAGTAGCCTTTGTTTTGGTCGGGATTCTGCTCGGTCTGACACTACGGCTCAATCGATGCAGGACTATGATTGAAAGCCCTTACTGTGACAATGCCGGGCTGTTTAAACTGTCCTGTGAGAGTGTGTTTATTAATAATGTCTATGGCCTCACTTTCACTGTAGTCCTTTTCACATCTTCAATTGGGAGCACAATAATCACCTATACTAAGATAACTGTAGTCTGTCTAACTAGTAAGAATAAGTCTCTGAACAGTAAAGCTTTGAAAACCTGCAGCACTCACCTGGTTGTGTATATGATCATGATTTTTAGTGGAATTTCTAACATTGTGCTGCATCGATTCCCTCAGTACTCAGACTACAGAAAACTCACTTGCATTTTGTTCCATATTGTCCCTGGCAGCCTTAACCCCATCATTTATGGTGTGCAGTCAAAAGAGATACGAAAATTCTTGTTTGAGCGCAAGAAAGTTAAGCCATCCTACTAA